In Candidatus Binataceae bacterium, a single genomic region encodes these proteins:
- the rpsR gene encoding 30S ribosomal protein S18 produces the protein MRRRPGGGRRKVCRFCADKGLKVDYKDVRTLQNFITEGGKIVPSRTSGNCARHQRQLAVAIKRARVIALLPFSTLG, from the coding sequence ATGCGCCGGCGCCCCGGCGGTGGCCGGCGCAAAGTATGCCGCTTCTGCGCCGACAAGGGGCTGAAGGTGGATTACAAGGACGTGCGCACGCTGCAGAACTTCATCACCGAGGGCGGCAAGATCGTGCCCAGCCGGACCTCCGGTAACTGCGCGCGCCATCAGCGGCAACTCGCGGTCGCGATCAAGCGGGCGCGGGTGATCGCGCTGCTGCCCTTTTCGACCTTGGGCTAA